In one Streptomyces marincola genomic region, the following are encoded:
- a CDS encoding terpene synthase family protein, translating into MRETGTDAPVTDPPVLYCPIAPAVHPQAERIEAECRAWLAAWGLFADEAGRARLAGARAGELAARVLPRGSSEGVRLVADYRMWLFAFDDLAAAGTAAHRSWPGLATASCRLRRVLDAPWADPGGDPWARALRELRLRVEALATPVQLDRWIAATGHYLAGLVWEGAHRRTGAAPSLNDWAVHHLHSGAAPACVALLDVVEGYELPTAQALRPEIRALTEMCATLVAWDGDIVARARGVSRPGGRRDLVDLTAREYGCPPAQALLRAVAGRDRVMQRFQTVRARVEPGAPEPVRRYLAGLSTWVRGHLDWSVRPDGYRRGGAPPPGRVRLSGRPSAPDDRPLPLPALAWWWRMPGDAPARR; encoded by the coding sequence GTGCGCGAGACCGGTACCGACGCGCCCGTCACCGACCCGCCCGTGCTCTACTGCCCGATCGCCCCCGCGGTGCACCCCCAGGCCGAGCGGATCGAGGCCGAGTGCCGCGCGTGGCTCGCCGCCTGGGGGCTGTTCGCCGACGAGGCGGGCCGGGCCAGGCTCGCGGGGGCGCGCGCGGGCGAGTTGGCGGCCCGGGTGCTGCCGCGCGGGTCGAGCGAGGGCGTCCGGCTGGTGGCCGACTACCGCATGTGGCTGTTCGCCTTCGACGACCTGGCCGCCGCGGGAACGGCCGCGCACCGCTCGTGGCCCGGGCTCGCCACCGCGAGCTGCCGCCTGCGGCGCGTGCTCGACGCCCCGTGGGCCGACCCCGGCGGCGACCCGTGGGCGCGGGCGCTGCGCGAACTGCGGCTGCGCGTCGAGGCGTTGGCCACGCCGGTGCAGCTCGACCGCTGGATCGCGGCGACCGGTCACTACCTGGCCGGCCTGGTCTGGGAGGGAGCCCACCGGCGCACCGGCGCCGCCCCCTCGCTGAACGACTGGGCGGTCCACCACCTGCACTCCGGCGCGGCGCCCGCGTGCGTCGCGCTGCTCGATGTCGTCGAGGGGTACGAACTGCCGACCGCCCAGGCGCTGCGCCCGGAGATCAGGGCGCTGACGGAGATGTGCGCGACGCTCGTCGCGTGGGACGGCGACATCGTCGCCCGCGCCAGGGGCGTGTCCCGCCCCGGCGGCCGGCGGGACCTGGTGGACCTGACCGCGCGCGAGTACGGCTGCCCGCCGGCGCAGGCGCTGCTGCGCGCGGTGGCCGGGCGGGACCGCGTCATGCAGCGGTTCCAGACCGTGCGGGCCCGCGTCGAGCCGGGCGCGCCCGAGCCGGTGCGCCGTTACCTCGCGGGCCTGTCCACGTGGGTGCGGGGCCACCTCGACTGGTCGGTGCGCCCGGACGGCTACCGGCGCGGCGGGGCCCCGCCCCCGGGGCGGGTCCGGCTCAGCGGCCGGCCGTCCGCGCCGGACGACCGGCCGCTGCCGCTGCCGGCCCTGGCCTGGTGGTGGCGGATGCCGGGGGACGCACCGGCGCGCCGGTAG
- a CDS encoding glycosyltransferase, whose protein sequence is MRVLLTSVGSRGDVEPVVALAVRLRELGAEARVCVPPDEEFAALLARADVPFVPLGPPVRPMVAGPRPPTADDAFRYAAELVAARFGTLGEAAEGCDALLATGLLPAGARDVAEHRGIPYVYACFQLYGMPSRHFPPGARPGTQSPPEVTDLDALWEADARRVNALYGDALNSHRAAIGLPPVDNVRDHVFTARPWLAADATLCPSRGMTDLDLVQTGAWLLPDERPLPADLEAFLDAGAPPVYVGFGSIASYVPEDIARVAVGAVRAQGRRVVLARGWAELAPVDDADDCFAVGEVNQQALFPRVAAVVHHGGAGTTTAAARAGAPQVVVPQIADQPYWAARVAELGIGAAHNGPRPTLGSLSAALAAALAPGVRARAGAVAGAVRADGAAVAARRLLDSVGRRGLPGGA, encoded by the coding sequence ATGCGCGTGTTGTTGACGTCGGTGGGATCGCGCGGAGACGTCGAACCGGTGGTGGCACTGGCGGTGCGCCTGCGGGAACTCGGCGCGGAGGCACGGGTGTGCGTCCCGCCGGACGAGGAGTTCGCGGCGCTGCTCGCGCGGGCCGACGTGCCGTTCGTCCCGCTCGGCCCGCCGGTGCGCCCGATGGTCGCGGGGCCGAGGCCGCCCACGGCGGACGACGCGTTCCGTTACGCCGCCGAGCTGGTCGCCGCGCGGTTCGGCACGCTCGGCGAGGCGGCCGAGGGATGTGACGCGCTGCTGGCCACGGGCCTGCTGCCGGCCGGCGCGCGGGACGTCGCCGAACACCGGGGCATCCCCTACGTGTACGCGTGCTTCCAGCTCTACGGGATGCCGTCGCGGCACTTCCCGCCGGGGGCCAGGCCGGGCACGCAGTCCCCGCCGGAGGTGACCGACCTCGACGCGCTGTGGGAGGCGGACGCCCGGCGGGTGAACGCGCTGTACGGCGACGCGCTCAACAGCCACCGGGCGGCGATCGGCCTGCCACCGGTGGACAACGTACGCGACCACGTGTTCACCGCCCGGCCGTGGCTCGCGGCGGACGCGACGCTGTGCCCCTCGCGGGGCATGACGGACCTCGACCTCGTGCAGACCGGGGCCTGGCTGCTGCCCGACGAGCGTCCGCTGCCCGCGGATCTCGAAGCGTTCCTGGACGCGGGGGCGCCACCGGTGTACGTGGGCTTCGGCAGCATCGCCTCGTACGTCCCCGAGGACATCGCCCGGGTGGCCGTCGGAGCGGTCCGCGCGCAGGGCCGCCGCGTCGTTCTCGCGCGCGGCTGGGCCGAGTTGGCGCCGGTCGACGACGCGGACGACTGCTTCGCCGTCGGCGAGGTCAACCAGCAGGCGCTGTTCCCCCGGGTCGCCGCCGTCGTGCACCACGGCGGCGCGGGCACCACGACGGCGGCGGCGCGGGCCGGCGCGCCGCAGGTGGTGGTGCCCCAGATCGCGGATCAGCCCTACTGGGCCGCCCGCGTGGCCGAGCTCGGCATCGGCGCGGCGCACAACGGCCCGAGGCCGACCCTCGGCTCCCTGTCCGCCGCGCTCGCGGCGGCCCTGGCGCCCGGCGTCCGGGCGCGGGCGGGCGCCGTGGCCGGCGCGGTCCGCGCCGACGGGGCGGCGGTGGCGGCGCGCCGGCTGCTCGACTCGGTCGGCCGCCGCGGGCTGCCCGGGGGCGCGTGA
- a CDS encoding DUF6087 family protein translates to MDAADPLSAYDKRRRPPMDTYRRHRPIHGGAGHLRPDEPRVLEEWNAFAYRITGTTPDLATAQAWTNELRVEDGPA, encoded by the coding sequence GTGGATGCCGCCGACCCGCTGTCCGCCTACGACAAACGGCGCCGCCCCCCGATGGACACCTACCGCCGCCACCGGCCCATCCACGGCGGTGCCGGCCACCTCCGGCCCGACGAGCCCCGGGTCTTGGAGGAGTGGAACGCGTTCGCCTACCGGATCACCGGTACGACGCCGGACCTCGCCACGGCCCAGGCATGGACGAACGAACTGCGGGTCGAGGACGGTCCGGCATAG